The window CTCCAGCTGCGACTCGCCGCCCGCGATCTTCGCGTAGTGGGCGGCACCCGCGCCGCACAGCCGGATCCCGGCCTCGACCAGGCACGGGCCGTCCTGGGTCATCATGATCTCGAGGTGCGCGGGCCCGTAGTCGACACCGAGTGCGGCGAGCACGGCAAATGCGTACTCGACAACCTCTGGCTGCTCGTCCACAGGAGCCGAGAACACACCGCTGTGCCGGTCCACCACGCCGTTGACCGTCATCTTCGCGTAGCGCCAGATGTCGGTGACCCGGTGCTTGCCCGCGCAGCTCACCGTGTTGACGGCGAATTCGGTGCCGGTCAGGTACTCCTGCGCGACCACGCCCTCGTTGCGCACGGCGAAGATGTTCGTGCGGCCCGAGATCGCCCGGAACGCGTCGACGGACTCGCCCGGGGTGTCGCAGAACGTGACGCCGTCATTGCCCGCGCTGCGAATCGGCTTGACGACCACCCGACCGCCGAACGAGGAGTGCCACGCGCGCAGCTGTTCCTCGTCGCTGACAAGGAGTTGCCGCGTGCTGCGCAGGCCCGCCGCCCGCAACGTCTCGTTCTGGGCGAACTTGTTGCGCCGGGCCTCGCTGTGCCGGGTCCCGTTGGTCACCAGGCCCAGCGCCGCGCTGAGCTGGTCGGCGAGTTCGACCCCGGTCTCGCCGCCGGTGATCACGATGTCCGGCCGGTGCTTGGCCACCGCGTCCCTGGTCGCGTCGAAGTCGCCCTCGTGGACGATGTTGTCGGCGAACTGGGCCAGGTCCGGGTGGCTGCCGTAGACCGGCGGCGCGTCGACGGTGCTCTGCACTCGCACGACCGTCGCGCCCGCGGCGATGAACGCCTCGGCCAAGGCGAGCGTCGGCGCGTAGACGTCAACCATGGCAATGGTCTTGCTCACGTTCAGATCCCTTCGCAGCGGCGCAGGACCGCAAGGAGTCGGTCGATCTCGTCGGGTGTGTTGTAGGCGTGCAGGCTCACCCGGACCGCGCGGTCGGTGTTGTCGCGGCCCGCCTGGCAGTGGCTGTCCGCGCGGACCATGATCCCTTCGTCGGCCAGCACGAATCCGAGGTCGTCCGACCGGACCTTGCGGTGCCGGAACGTCACGATCCCTTCCCGGCGCTGCACTTCGGACTCGGCGGTCAGGCTCTGCTGGCAGCCGAGGACCGACACGTCGGCCATCCGGCTCAGGCCGTCGGTGAGGCGGACCCCGAGGGCCGTCGTCCACTCGCGGATGTTGGCGGGCCCTACGGTGTCGAGCCAGTCGAACGCGGCCTGCAGGCTGACGATGCCCGCGGTGTTCGGCGTTCCCGCCCAGCCACCGAGTTCGAACCGCGGACCACGCTTGTTGCGCGCCCACACCGCGCCGACTCCGGTCAGCGCGAGCATCTTGTGTCCGGAGAACACGACGAAGTCGACGTCGAGGTCGGCGACGGACACCGGCCCGTGGCCCACGCTCTGCGCCGCGTCCAGGCAGATCGGGACGTCCGGCCCGACGACGGCACGGATCCGGTGCACGTTCATGTTCGCGCCGTACACGTGGTGGACATGGGTCGCGGCCACGAACTTGGTGCGCTCGTTGACGATGGCGGGCAGGGCGCGGTGGTCGTAGTCCCCGGACAGGGGATCCACCGGCATCGCCCGCACGGCGATCCGCACTCCCTGCTTGGCCAGGGCGTCCCGAACCTCGAGCCATGGCGTCAGGTTCGCCTGGTGGTCGCCGAAGGGGACGATGATCTCGTCGCCGTCGGTCAGCAGCCCCGGCAGCCAGTCCATCGCCACCGACCGCAGCCCGTGGCTGGTCCCGCTGACGAACTCCACGGACGACTCGAGGTCGTCATCGCCCAACGCCCGCTTGATCCGCTCCCGGACGGCGGCGACCCTGGCCCCGGTGCTGTTCGCCCACGGGTAGGACCCCCGCCCGACGTTCGCGTTCGTCGTGGAGAGGAACTCGGTGACAGCGTCGAGCACGGCCCTCGGCTTCTGCGCGGTGGCCGCACTGTCCAGATAGGCCAGTCCCGGATTCGCTGTCAGGATGGGAAAGTCCTCGCGCACCGCGAGCTGCCAGTCGCGCAGGCGGTCCAGCGGTGAGCTGTGAGTCAAGGTCGACATGGTTCGTCCCCCTCAGTCCCGCACCAGGGGCGCGCTCGCGTCGCGCCAAGCGACCACGCCGCCGCGCAGGCTGCGCACATCCTTGTGGCCCATGCGGGTCAGCAGGGCGGCGTACCGCGCGGACTTCTCACCGACCGGGCACACCAGCAGCACCGGCTTGCTCGCGCCGAACGGGAGGCCGCCGTGCACCAGCTCGTCGAAGAGCTCGTCGACGATGTTCACCGAGTCCTCGATGTGCAGCGCCGCATAGGCGAACGACCCACGCAGGTCCACGATGAGCGGGCGGGACTCGGCGATCCACTGCCGCGCCTGCGCGACGTCGACCGTCTTGGCCGCGGCGACCTCGGTCTCGGTCAGCGAGGCGACGGAATTGGCGCGGGCGGGCTGGTTGAGCAGCTCGGGTCGGCGCTGGCGGACGTAGCTCATGTAGCTCTCGACGCGGTCGCACACGATGAAGACCGCGGTCTTGCGCTCGGTGAGCGACTCGTCGATCGTCTTGAGGTAGCGGACGGCGCCGAAGTAGGCGGCGCCGCCGGTGGGTCCGCCGAGCATGCCGCACCGGCGGTTCAGCGTGAGCATCCCGTCGATGGCCTCCTGCGCGGTGACCGACTCGATGGTGTCGTAGGTGTTCGGGTCGAACAGGCCGACCTCGTTGACCTCATCGATGTTGCGGATACCGGGGATGAAGTCGGACTTGTTCGCGACCAGGCCGACGATGTCCACCCCGGGGTTGTTCTCCCGCAAGGCCGCCGCCACACCCGAGGACGAGCCCGCCGTGCCGACGCAGGCGATGAAGTGGTCCGGGCCGCGCCCGTCCAGGTCCTTGATGATCTCCGGCCCGGTGCCGCCGTGGTGCGCGTCCATGTTCAGCGGGTTGAAGTACTGGTCGGTGTGCAGGTAGCCGCTGCCCTCCTCGGAGAGCATCCGGTACATCCGGGTGAGCGGGTCCTCGGTGTCGGTGGGGTCCAGGCACTCCGTCTGGCCGGGCAGTTCCTCGATCTGGGCGCCCAGCAGCAGTAAGAGGTCCTTGATCTCCGGCACCTTCATGCGGTTCGTGACGCTCTTGAACGGCAGGCCGTTCATGGCGGCGATGACCGCGAGCGCCTTCGCGGTGTTGCCGCTGGAGAGCTCCACGATCGAGTCGCCCCGCTCGACGGCCGCGGCCAGACCCGCCCGCGCCATATTCCAGGCGGGCCGGTCCTTGACCGAACCGAACGGATTCAGCATCTCCATCTTGGCGTAGAGGTCGATGTTGCGTAGACCGTGTACCTCGGGCGCCACGCGCACCAATGGCGTGTCACCGATGACCTCGGTAATGCTGTCGTATTTCATGCTCGGCTGCCCTTCGTCGGCCAGTACTCTTCGTCGAGACACCATTGCCACGTTCCCTGGTCCCGGAACATCGCGACCTTGCGGGCGATCGGCTGCATCAGCGCGTGGTCGGCCGCGAAATCCATGAAGTATCCGGCGGTGTTCGGGAATACGAGCAGATCGCCTGGTGCGGGCGAATGGGGCAGGAATACTTTCCTGCGGGTGATCAAATCGTCTTCCAGGCATAGGTTGCCGGACAGATAGACACCGGTGGGCTGATCAGTCCCGGCCGTTCCGGCGGCCTTGATCAGGATTGGGTCCATCATGACCGCGTGCTCTTCCATGCTGATGTCGCGCGAATTCGCGCCGATCCGAACCAGCACGTCGCCGGACAATGTCCGGCGCACCTCCTCGACCTTCGCCAGGGTCATGCCGCACTGGTCGACCAGGGCACGGCCCGGTTCGACGTGCAGGTCGTAGAGGTTCTCCAGCAGCAGCGTCGCCAGCGGCCTGCGCAGCGACGGCGCCTCCCGGGACAGCAGTTCGTCGAGGTAGCGCTCGCCGGCCACCGGCCGGTGACTCGGGTACAGCCCCAGGGCGCCGCGCAGCGTCCCCGCCTCGGCTCGCAGTCCGTAGCCGTGGTTCTGCCAGGTCAGCGCAGGGCGGGTACCGAGCACGGCGTTGCTCAGCTCGGTGGTGTAGCGCTCCCAGTCGGCCTGCTCGGCTAGGTAGTTCGCGCCGTAGCCGCCACCGATGTCCACCGCGGTCGGAGTGAAGCCGCGCTGGACGCACTCCCGCATCGCGTGCAGGCAGCCCTCCAGCGCGAGCGCCTTCTCCGGCAGCCCGTTGGTGTCGAGGTGGTAGGCCACCCCGACCAGGTCGAAGGTGTCGCGGTGCTTCTCCACGACGTCGAGCAGGTCGCCGATCTGCCGCACGTGCGAGCCGAACCGGCTCGGCCTGCTGAGCACGGTCACCCCGGTGGACTCGAACGCCGACAGCCGCAGCATGACGCGCACCCGAGGCAGCGGGTGCCGGGCCGTCAGCTCGCCGAGTTGGACGAGCTCCTCCCGGGAATCGACGTTGACCAGCGCGCCACAGCGCGCGGCCAGCCACAGGAACTCCGTGTTCTTCGGCCCGGTCGCCATGATCCGGTCACCGGAGAAGCCCGCGGCGAGCACGTGCCGCAGCTCCTCCAGCGAGGCGACGTCGACGCCGGTCTCGCTCGCCGCGAGCTCCCGGATCAGCGCGGTCGACCGGTTCGCCTTGTGTGCGAAATACACCTCCCCGGTCAGGTGGTGTTTCCGGTATACCTCCCGGTATTTCTCGGAGTTGTCGACGATCTGGTGTGGCACCAGCACGTTGAGTGGTGAACCGAGCGCGTCGACCATGCGGGACAGCATCTCGGTTTCGCCGATGATTTCCCGCACGGATTCGCCCAAGCGCGCCCGCAAGTACAAGTCCGTAGACAAACAAAGCCCCCTGTTCGAACACCACGTGATCAGACCTCGGCGGCTGCCGCGCATCGCGCAGGCGGTCTATTCGGCCCCCCGAAAACAACCGTCTCGCCAAGTCATCCGAAATCTAGCACGACTCGACCAGGCGGGGAGCGGATTACGCCGAATGTCCCGTCATTCGCGACCGGGACTGGTCCGGTCAGTCGAATCGATTCCATATCCTGATAGGCGCACATATGCATTTGTTTATATGTCGTGTGCCGTGCCTTGGGTAAACGTTATTCGTCCGGCCGAAGAATGCGCGATGGACCGGACTTTCGCTGCCGGGAGGCAGGGAAGGCCGGTCCACCGCCCGCTCGCGTCAGCCCACGTGCTCGGTCTCCGGGGTGACCTGCTCCTTCGACGGCATCTCACGCAGTCGCGGGATGCGCGAGAGCAGCACCGGCACCGCGGCGAGCAGGAAGGCGAAGGCCGCCACCCAGAGACCCGCGCGCAGTCCGAGCGCGCCGCCGATCACGCCGCCCGCGATGGCGCCGGTCGTGCCGATGCCCCACATCAGGGTGCGCATGCCCGCGGTCATCCGGCCCATCAGCTCCTGCGGCGTGACCGCCTGCCGCAGGCTGACACCGGCCACATTGGACACCGCCAGGCCCGCGCGCATCAGGAAGAACCCGGTTGTCACGGTGATGACGACCAGCAGGTCCGGGCCCGTCACCGCGGGGATGAGCAAGGGCCCGCCGTAGCCGATGACCACCGCGACCAGGTAGACCCGGCCGAACGGGTACCGCTTCACCAGGGTGGCGGCGAACGAGGCGCCGAGCAGGCCGCCGACGGCGCTCATGGCGACGATCAGGCCGATCAGCCCGGGGCCGAAGTGCAGGTCGCGGACGGCGTAGATGACGAACAGCGTCTCGACGAACATGTAGCAGAAGTTGAACGCGGCCCCGGTGACCGCGAGCACGCGCAGGTACTTCTGCCGCACGATGAAGCTGA is drawn from Actinokineospora alba and contains these coding sequences:
- a CDS encoding ATP-grasp domain-containing protein, which produces MSKTIAMVDVYAPTLALAEAFIAAGATVVRVQSTVDAPPVYGSHPDLAQFADNIVHEGDFDATRDAVAKHRPDIVITGGETGVELADQLSAALGLVTNGTRHSEARRNKFAQNETLRAAGLRSTRQLLVSDEEQLRAWHSSFGGRVVVKPIRSAGNDGVTFCDTPGESVDAFRAISGRTNIFAVRNEGVVAQEYLTGTEFAVNTVSCAGKHRVTDIWRYAKMTVNGVVDRHSGVFSAPVDEQPEVVEYAFAVLAALGVDYGPAHLEIMMTQDGPCLVEAGIRLCGAGAAHYAKIAGGESQLEWAVDAYLEPERFVAEYQRPHRVDQHVVMAFLTSPVEGVLESYPLLDQVRQLPSFHKVHMGVQPGQPLAKTVDDCTEPMMIGLAHPVAQVVADDFRAVNYLDGHGFYRVAQP
- a CDS encoding aminotransferase class V-fold PLP-dependent enzyme — protein: MSTLTHSSPLDRLRDWQLAVREDFPILTANPGLAYLDSAATAQKPRAVLDAVTEFLSTTNANVGRGSYPWANSTGARVAAVRERIKRALGDDDLESSVEFVSGTSHGLRSVAMDWLPGLLTDGDEIIVPFGDHQANLTPWLEVRDALAKQGVRIAVRAMPVDPLSGDYDHRALPAIVNERTKFVAATHVHHVYGANMNVHRIRAVVGPDVPICLDAAQSVGHGPVSVADLDVDFVVFSGHKMLALTGVGAVWARNKRGPRFELGGWAGTPNTAGIVSLQAAFDWLDTVGPANIREWTTALGVRLTDGLSRMADVSVLGCQQSLTAESEVQRREGIVTFRHRKVRSDDLGFVLADEGIMVRADSHCQAGRDNTDRAVRVSLHAYNTPDEIDRLLAVLRRCEGI
- a CDS encoding pyridoxal-phosphate dependent enzyme, with product MKYDSITEVIGDTPLVRVAPEVHGLRNIDLYAKMEMLNPFGSVKDRPAWNMARAGLAAAVERGDSIVELSSGNTAKALAVIAAMNGLPFKSVTNRMKVPEIKDLLLLLGAQIEELPGQTECLDPTDTEDPLTRMYRMLSEEGSGYLHTDQYFNPLNMDAHHGGTGPEIIKDLDGRGPDHFIACVGTAGSSSGVAAALRENNPGVDIVGLVANKSDFIPGIRNIDEVNEVGLFDPNTYDTIESVTAQEAIDGMLTLNRRCGMLGGPTGGAAYFGAVRYLKTIDESLTERKTAVFIVCDRVESYMSYVRQRRPELLNQPARANSVASLTETEVAAAKTVDVAQARQWIAESRPLIVDLRGSFAYAALHIEDSVNIVDELFDELVHGGLPFGASKPVLLVCPVGEKSARYAALLTRMGHKDVRSLRGGVVAWRDASAPLVRD
- a CDS encoding Y4yA family PLP-dependent enzyme, whose protein sequence is MREIIGETEMLSRMVDALGSPLNVLVPHQIVDNSEKYREVYRKHHLTGEVYFAHKANRSTALIRELAASETGVDVASLEELRHVLAAGFSGDRIMATGPKNTEFLWLAARCGALVNVDSREELVQLGELTARHPLPRVRVMLRLSAFESTGVTVLSRPSRFGSHVRQIGDLLDVVEKHRDTFDLVGVAYHLDTNGLPEKALALEGCLHAMRECVQRGFTPTAVDIGGGYGANYLAEQADWERYTTELSNAVLGTRPALTWQNHGYGLRAEAGTLRGALGLYPSHRPVAGERYLDELLSREAPSLRRPLATLLLENLYDLHVEPGRALVDQCGMTLAKVEEVRRTLSGDVLVRIGANSRDISMEEHAVMMDPILIKAAGTAGTDQPTGVYLSGNLCLEDDLITRRKVFLPHSPAPGDLLVFPNTAGYFMDFAADHALMQPIARKVAMFRDQGTWQWCLDEEYWPTKGSRA